Genomic segment of Alligator mississippiensis isolate rAllMis1 chromosome 6, rAllMis1, whole genome shotgun sequence:
GTGGCTGCCCCCTCAATTGGCCACAATCCCCAGTGCTTAACACCTGCTTGGCATCTTCCATAAGGAGCAGAGCACAGGTTGGGATGGCTGGGATCAGCCTGGCTCCCCTCCAGGCTGCTCAGGCCATGAGCTTCCCAGGCCAGGCCCTAGGATCTCCGGATGCTAACAGACCTTTGGAAAAAGGGCTCCGGGGCCTCTCTTCAGCTGCGTGGATTAGCGAGTGCAGAAGGACCGAATGCTGCAATCCGAGAGCCACAGCCTGGAGCATGCGACCCTGGGGACGTGGCTGATTGCAGGTCCACCTGCCCCcacctaccctggctggggtcggATGAGGTCTAGCACATGGCTGGTATGCAGCGCTGTGAAGCCAGTCGGCCCCATACCAGGGCAGAGGGTCATTATGGACGTGgctgggtctgtggggggagcttgggcaggggagtggggtgaggctgggccagggggctgttaactggggtggggggccgaGCACAGCCTGGATGTCAGACCCCACTCTGCAGATCCAGGGCACTGACACCTGTGCCAGCCCCAAGAGAGGCGCCTGgtgccctgcctccaggctgGTGGGGAAAGGGCTACCCCACTTTGCAGCCAGGGCTCCCAGCAAGGCAGCATCAGACCCAGCTGTGGccccattcattcattcattcattcattcattcccaAGCATGGGGAAGTTGGGGGTCaccagctgtgggggggcaggagggcctggctATGGGGAGCAACCCAACACCCTCAGTCCAGTCTGGAGGGGggtccaggctgcagcaggagctgctggaagagctggctgtgggagggaggaggccttGCACACACCTGTGTCTCTGCATCCCCATGCAGGGGTGTGagatgtgtatgcatgcacacacacacacacacacacagatccctGCTGTGGGCAAATGTAGATCCAGGTCCTGCCAAACCTAGGGCTTTTGGTGGTGACAGGCGCACCCAAGCCAGCACGCTCCCACTGACTtgtgcacgcacacacgtgcCAACAGGCTGCATACATGGCAGTCGCACGGGTCTGTGCGCACACTGGCGCTGGTATGCCGTGCCACTGCGCAGAAGCACGTGTGCACCGTCTATGCCTGCTGAGGTGCTGCTCATGCACATGGGGTCTGGCTGTACacaggcgtgtgtgtgtgcacatccaCCATCCACGCCCTGCTCTTTGCTGGGCATGCACAGCACACAGCATGCGGCGTACGTCCCCAGGCTGCCTGGATGCCCAGCAGAGGAGGTTGCCCACTCCGGTCAGCGCCCAAGGGCAGCTCCTGGGcaccctgcctgctccttgcctccctccctgccccagcccatcctcgccccccccagccctgccaagctCGGCAGACCCGAGCCCCTCGTCTCTCATCACCTCCCGGAGGAACAAAGAGGACCTCTGACCCCGCCGccccccccagtgcccagagGCCTCGGCCAGGAATCCATTTGTGGCTCAGCCCTGCCGTTTGAAGTCTCCGGCCGGCTGGGAGGTTTTAATTGCAGCTGGTGGTTTCCTGTTGCACCGAGGAATTTATAGAGCCGGGGCGGCTTCCAGGGTGCGGGGCACCACAGGCCTGGGGCTCAAACAAGgtatgcagggggccccccccgGACAGGCTGGGCCTTGGAGAGCAAGCTGGCTGAGGGGCAATGGGGGGTGacggggagctccctgcttctgcctccGAGCCCAGGAGATGCTGAGCGGCCGCGGGGAGACACGCAGCAGCTGTAGCAGCTCTGAGCCATGCGCGGCTATTCGCATGGGCTCAAGGCGGGGGCTCACCGGGCCGGGGAGGAGGCTGGCTGGTGAAACCCCCCTGGAGTCACAGCTGCACAGCCCCAAGGGTGCCCAGTATGGGGCTGGGGTGCCGGAGAGCTGGGCTCTGCCACAGACCacctgggtgaccttgggcaagtccctttgttccagctgtgcaggggccaaGCCAGGCTTTATTTTGggagcaggggcatgtggcaggcgGCATGGGTGTGTGCAGCCCCTCGCAGGGAGCCCCACCTCGCCACCGCTCTCCTCCCGGCTGCTTTCCGGTGAGCACTCCCCTCGTCTCTATCTGGGTTCCCGCGCGCTCGGCCTTGCCCTGGCAGGCTCAGCCTCTCCCTGCCGAAGCAGGAGGAGATACGCCTTGCACCTTGCACAGGCATGCATACGTACAGACACTCACCCGccttgcacatgcatgcacacccaccttgcacacatgcacataacttgtgcatgcacacatctcACACACTCAGGCATACTCCTTGCAgtaatatgcacacacacactcacatgtgCCCACTCACACGCaccttgtgcacacacacacacccatacttGTACACACTTGCCTGCCCACTCAGGCATATCTTGCatgcacatgctcacacacatatcttgcacgcatgcacacgcTCCCAGTTGGGGGTGGTTACTGGGCTGGACTTGCTTCCAGCCTGGCAGATGTGACCGAGAGGGCCATACGATGGCCCCAGGAGCTGCCCGGGGTGGCacagctggggcatgggcagcctggcaCTGGCCTCTGCAGATGTCATGGGTGTCACGTGCCTCCCTGACCACA
This window contains:
- the LOC109281021 gene encoding uncharacterized protein LOC109281021; its protein translation is MLSGRGETRSSCSSSEPCAAIRMGSRRGLTGPGRRLAGETPLESQLHSPKGAQYGAGVPESWALPQTTWVTLGKSLCSSCAGAKPGFILGAGACGRRHGCVQPLAGSPTSPPLSSRLLSGEHSPRLYLGSRALGLALAGSASPCRSRRRYALHLAQACIRTDTHPPCTCMHTHLAHMHITCACTHLTHSGILLAVICTHTLTCAHSHAPCAHTHTHTCTHLPAHSGISCMHMLTHISCTHAHAPSWGWLLGWTCFQPGRCDREGHTMAPGAARGGTAGAWAAWHWPLQMSWVSRASLTTVANCSSLPAALASPGHPRGELGWPLACRGQLRGNKMR